TAACAATTCATTCAAACACATGAACTTTAATAAAGCTATAATCATTGGAAGAGTGACCAAAGATCCGGAAGTGAGAACGACTCCCAGCGGCCAGAATGTCGCCTCGATCGGAGTCGCGACCAACAGGGTCTGGAATTCGAACAGCGGAGGAAAACAGGAAAAGACTGAATTCCACAACATTGTAGCCTGGGGAAAATTAGCCGACATTTGCGGCCAATATCTCACCAAGGGACAGCTTGTCATGTTCGAAGGACGCCTCGAAACCAGGACATGGGACGGACAGGATGGTGTGAAAAGATCAAGGACGGAAATAATCGCCGAAAATATGCAGATGGGCCCTAGAGCGGGACAAAAAGGCGGATATTCCGCTCCGCAGGGCGATGACGCAAAGAGCCCGGCCAAGACAAGCGAAAAAGCGAAGCCCGAAGATGCTCCCAAGCCAAGCCAGAACGAGAGCGAAGAAGAGATAAAGATCGAAGACATCCCGTTCTAAGCTTGAACGAGACAGAAACATTTAAACACACTTTAAGCCAAATAAATGAGAATGAACAACAACCAGAGAGAGATAAATGTACCGAAAAAGCATTGCCTTTTCTGCATCGAAAGAGAAAGGAATGTGGACTACAAGGATCCTCAGACGCTCCGAAGATTCATCAATCAGAGAGCTAAGATCATGCAACCCAAGAAGACCGGAGCTTGCACAAAGCACCAGAGATTGGTTGCAAACGCGATTAAAAGAGCGAGATTCATAGGTCTGCTTCCTTATATTTCAAAGTAAGAAGCGCGATCTATAAAATAAACAAAACAGCCCGATCAGGGGCTGTTTTGTTTATGTGAAAACTTTTTTTACAATGCCGCATTCTTCACTTCTTCTTTTACGGCTTTGTATATTCCGGCGACCAGCTCACTCGTCAGCTTTGGATTTTCTTTGAGGTATTTCCTGCTTGCTTCATATCCCTGTCCGAGTTTTTCGGATCCGTAGTTATACCAGGCGCCGCCCTTGGAAACTATATTGTATTTTACCGCTGTGTTCAGAACGTCTCCGAAATATGCTATCCCCTCGTTGTGCATCAGATCGAATTCGGCGATCTTGAATGGAGGAGCGATCTTGTTCTTGACCACTTTGGCCTTGACCCTGCTTCCGATCACATTGTCGCCCTGCTTTATTTGGGCGGACCTTCTCACTTCTATCCTCACCGAAGAATAGAATTTGAGCGCGTTCCCTCCGGTCGTCGTTTCGGGATTTCCGAATACGACTCCGATCTTCATCCTGATCTGGTTTATGAAAATAACGGTGGCATTCGATTTGTGGACGATGCTGGTGAGTTTCCTGAGCGCCTGGCTCATGAGGCGGGCCTGAAGACCCATATGAGAGTCGCCCATCTCACCTTCGATCTCCGCTTTCGGAGTCAGCGCCGCCACCGAGTCGATCACGATCAGATCCACTGCGCCGGACCTGACCAGAGCTTCAACGATCTCGAGAGCCTGCTCTCCGCTGTCCGGCTGCGAGATGATAAGATCGTTTATCTTGACGCCTATCCTTTTGGCATATTCCGGATCAAGAGCATGCTCCGCATCCACAAACGCCGCTATGCCTTTCTTTTTCTGGAGCTCCGCGATGACATGCAGTGTCAGCGTTGTCTTTCCGCTGGCTTCCGGACCATACACCTCGATTATCCTTCCTTTCGGGATCCCTCCGCCGAGAGCTATATCCAGCGAGATCGATCCTGTCGGAATAAAATCGATATCCATGGTCCTTGCTTCTCCAAGCTTCATGATGGACCCTTCTCCGAACCTGCCCTTTATTTCATCAAGCGTGTCATTGATGATCTTGTCTTTCTTGTCTTTTTCTTCTGTCGACTTCTTTTCTTCCGCCAGCTTCTTTTTTTCTTCTTTTGCCATATTTTTTTATTGGTTACAATTTAATATTCGAAATTATTTAATATTATCCTTCGATATTATTTTTCAAATAGTCTTGTGGAACAGCATCGATCTTTTTCTGATACACAACATCAATATCCTCTTTGGTGGATTTTTCAAACCTGTTCTTTGCTTCGACGGTGATCTGATTCCTCCCCGGCTGAAGCGATATGATCTCCTTGAACTTTCCGTCCGCGCTGACATAAACACTCTGGCCGTTTATCTCGATGGAGACCTCCTTCTCAGTCTCTCCTTCAACTGAAATCTCGGGATTTTCGACGATAGCATTCTCCGAAGGGCTTTTCACAAGAAGGTACGGCTTTGAACTGAACGAACTGATCTGATGCCACAAATAGTATCCGACCACAACGACGATGATCGCGCTGAAAAAAACAGTGACCACCCTCGGAGTGACAATAGGATAGTTCGAGTCGTATTTTGCTTTTTTCGGGGTTTCTTTCGGCGCTTTTTCGATCTTATCGTTCACAGTCACTTCTCTCTTGAACATATTTACCATCTTCGAAGCATCAAAACCCACAAATTCAGCATAAGCCCTGATAAATCCCTTCACATAGACTTCCGGCGGAAGATTGCCATAATCGTCGTTCTCTATGCTTTCGATATATTCGGGTTTGATCTTCAACTTTGCTCCAAGATCATGCACTGTGATCCCCATCTCTTCTCTTTTGGACTTGAAACACTCCCCTACAGTTACGCTTTCTACGACTTTTTTTGTCTTGAATTTTCCTAGCATAAATTAATATGATTCTTGTGAATTCTCTTCTTCAACTAAATTTCCATTCCCATCCGTTGAAGCATCCTCTTGCGAAATTGTATTATCGGCATAGACCTCTCTGGGTTTTGCTCCCTCTCCCGGCCCGATTATGCCTTTGTCTTCCATGAGATCGAGCAGCCGCGCGGCTCTTGCATAACCCACGCTCATCCTCCGCTGAAGAAGCGATGCCGAAGCCTTTCCCGCGCTCCTTACGACTTCAACCGCTTCGTCAAAACGGTCGTCTTCGCTTTCCGAATCTTCGCTTTCCGAATCGAATCCCAGCTTGCTTTTCTTGCTCGCGGTCACCTCTTCGTTATATTCGACCTCTCCTTCTTTCTGGCTCTTCAGGTATTCCGAAACCTTATTGACCTCTTCTTCAGAAACGAAAACTCCCTGGATCCTTCTGGGCTTATTCGATTCATTGGACAGATACAGCATGTCTCCGCTTCCGAGGAGCTTCTCGGCGCCGCCCATGTCGAGAATAGTCCTTGAATCGATCTGGCTTGCGACCTGGAACGCGATCCTGGTCGTTATGTTCGCCTTGATAAGTCCGGTTATGACCTCAACAGAAGGCCTCTGCGTCGAAAGAACAAGGTGTATGCCGACAGCTCTCGCCATCTGGGCAAGACGGACGACCGTGGCTTCCATTTCCCGTCCGTGCGTCGCCATAAGATCGGCGAGCTCGTCAATGACGATCACGATATATGGAAGGACATCCAGCTGAGTATATTTCGTAATAACCGCATTATTATAGGATTCGATGTTCCTGCATCCGATGTGGCTGAGAAGTTCATATCTGTTGTCCATTTCTCCGATCGACCACTTGAGGGCATTTATGGCCTTATCCGGATCCGTTATGACCGGAGTCAGAAGATGCGGGATCTCATTATATGAAGTGAGTTCGACCCTCTTGGGATCGACCATGATAAACTTGATGGTCTCGGGAGAATTCTGGAACAACAGTCCGGTGATCAGAGTGTTGACGCAGACCGTCTTTCCGCTCCCCGTCGCTCCGGCGATCATAAGATGCGGCATCTTGGCCAAATTTGCGATGATAGGAGTTCCTGAAACATCGCGACCGAGAATAATGCTCAGATTTGATTTTCTGTTATGGAACTCTTTCGAATTCAGAATACTTTTTAGCCTCACCATTGCCACAGCCTGATTCGGGATCTCGATGCCGACCAGGGATTTTCCGGGGATCGGAGCCTCGATTCGGAGCGATCTTGCCGCAAGAGCCAGCGCAAGGTCATTTTGCAAACCGGTTATCCTGCTGAGTTTTATTCCCACCGCAGGCTTCAGTGTGTATTGAGTGACGGTCGGACCGACGTTCACATCCGCCATGTCCACCGCGATACCGAAATTCGCCAGAGTCCTTTTTATGATATTCGAATTCGCCTTTATGTCCCCGCTCGTAGGCTCGCTGTCCACTCCATCAAGAATATTCACGGATGGAAGTTTCCAGCTTCCGATCTTTTTCGGTCTTCTTGGTTTCTCCTCGATCTCTTCTATCGTTTCGTCATTGCCAGCCGAATCTCCTTCCTCGTCTTTAACTGAATTTTCCGCTTCCTGAGGAACATCTTCCGCTTCACCGGGAACTTCAACAGGCTTCACGGAGAATCCTGAATCTTCCTGAATCTCTTCCACTATCGGCTCTTCTTTCTTTTTCGATCTGAATCTTTCAGCGATCGAAGCCAGAATACCGGATTTTTTCTCTTCATGTCCGGATACGTTGATCTTTATGTCTTTCACTTCCTCCACCTCGGATACTTCTTCTTTCTCCTTCACCTGAACTTTTTCTTTCGGTTTTTTCGCCAGAAATTTTTTCAATATATCGGAAAGCGAAGCATTGAACGCTATGAGGATCGAGACCAGAAAGAACATTGCGATCACGACTATAGCCCCGGAAGACCCTGCAAGACTGACAAAAAGCCATGCGAAAATTGCGCCTATATACCCTCCTCCCGTTCCGTCTCCCGCCTTCGCAACACTGAACATTTCTCCCGGATCATAGAACACATGAAAGAAAGAAACGATGGAAACCAGCATCATCGCGACTCCGAAGATCGAAGCTTCGCTCGCGCGTTCATTCTCGTCTTCCTCTGACCGTATTATTTTCCAGCCCCAAGCTATAAGCGCAAAAGGAAACAGTACATAGCCATATCCGAACAGCAATTTCGTTATCCTATTGATCCCTTCTCCCAGACTTCCGGACAGATCGAAAAAACTGAGAATTATTATCACTGAAAATGAAAATATAAAAATTCCGAGTATATCTCTTTTTATTTTATCGCTTATGCTGATCCTGGGAAGTTCCAGCTTCGGTTCCAGAAAACTGTTATTTTTCCTTTTTCTTCTTGACATATATGGGGTATTTTTTATGATGTTTACCTTCATATTATAGCTTAAAAATAATACTAAAGCAAAAACAGCGCACTTGACATTTTCCGGATTTCTGATAGGATATAGTGTTAATTATGGCTCCCGATTTGGAGTTATGATTAAGGAGGAACAAGTATGTCTATGAGTCAATTCGATTTGTATTTCTATGTGTCCGGAATCGTTGGGATAGTATCGATGATGGCCTTGCTTCTGAATATCGGGAAAAATAGGATCAAACCGCATACGACATTGGTCGGACTTCTTATATGCACCACTCTATCAGGAGTCGCTATCATAACGACAATGGGAGTATTTTCCTACGGCTCGAACTTTGATCCGATGATGATAGTGGTCTCAGTTTCGATCATATCCATGCTGGCCATAGCCAATATTCAGCAGATAGCCGAAATAGCCGGCAGAAACAGTCTTGGCGTTCCGGCACCTCTCAAAGACGGGATATTTATTGC
This genomic window from Candidatus Paceibacterota bacterium contains:
- a CDS encoding single-stranded DNA-binding protein; protein product: MNFNKAIIIGRVTKDPEVRTTPSGQNVASIGVATNRVWNSNSGGKQEKTEFHNIVAWGKLADICGQYLTKGQLVMFEGRLETRTWDGQDGVKRSRTEIIAENMQMGPRAGQKGGYSAPQGDDAKSPAKTSEKAKPEDAPKPSQNESEEEIKIEDIPF
- a CDS encoding helix-turn-helix domain-containing protein; protein product: MLGKFKTKKVVESVTVGECFKSKREEMGITVHDLGAKLKIKPEYIESIENDDYGNLPPEVYVKGFIRAYAEFVGFDASKMVNMFKREVTVNDKIEKAPKETPKKAKYDSNYPIVTPRVVTVFFSAIIVVVVGYYLWHQISSFSSKPYLLVKSPSENAIVENPEISVEGETEKEVSIEINGQSVYVSADGKFKEIISLQPGRNQITVEAKNRFEKSTKEDIDVVYQKKIDAVPQDYLKNNIEG
- the recA gene encoding recombinase RecA, coding for MAKEEKKKLAEEKKSTEEKDKKDKIINDTLDEIKGRFGEGSIMKLGEARTMDIDFIPTGSISLDIALGGGIPKGRIIEVYGPEASGKTTLTLHVIAELQKKKGIAAFVDAEHALDPEYAKRIGVKINDLIISQPDSGEQALEIVEALVRSGAVDLIVIDSVAALTPKAEIEGEMGDSHMGLQARLMSQALRKLTSIVHKSNATVIFINQIRMKIGVVFGNPETTTGGNALKFYSSVRIEVRRSAQIKQGDNVIGSRVKAKVVKNKIAPPFKIAEFDLMHNEGIAYFGDVLNTAVKYNIVSKGGAWYNYGSEKLGQGYEASRKYLKENPKLTSELVAGIYKAVKEEVKNAAL
- a CDS encoding DNA translocase FtsK 4TM domain-containing protein, which produces MKVNIIKNTPYMSRRKRKNNSFLEPKLELPRISISDKIKRDILGIFIFSFSVIIILSFFDLSGSLGEGINRITKLLFGYGYVLFPFALIAWGWKIIRSEEDENERASEASIFGVAMMLVSIVSFFHVFYDPGEMFSVAKAGDGTGGGYIGAIFAWLFVSLAGSSGAIVVIAMFFLVSILIAFNASLSDILKKFLAKKPKEKVQVKEKEEVSEVEEVKDIKINVSGHEEKKSGILASIAERFRSKKKEEPIVEEIQEDSGFSVKPVEVPGEAEDVPQEAENSVKDEEGDSAGNDETIEEIEEKPRRPKKIGSWKLPSVNILDGVDSEPTSGDIKANSNIIKRTLANFGIAVDMADVNVGPTVTQYTLKPAVGIKLSRITGLQNDLALALAARSLRIEAPIPGKSLVGIEIPNQAVAMVRLKSILNSKEFHNRKSNLSIILGRDVSGTPIIANLAKMPHLMIAGATGSGKTVCVNTLITGLLFQNSPETIKFIMVDPKRVELTSYNEIPHLLTPVITDPDKAINALKWSIGEMDNRYELLSHIGCRNIESYNNAVITKYTQLDVLPYIVIVIDELADLMATHGREMEATVVRLAQMARAVGIHLVLSTQRPSVEVITGLIKANITTRIAFQVASQIDSRTILDMGGAEKLLGSGDMLYLSNESNKPRRIQGVFVSEEEVNKVSEYLKSQKEGEVEYNEEVTASKKSKLGFDSESEDSESEDDRFDEAVEVVRSAGKASASLLQRRMSVGYARAARLLDLMEDKGIIGPGEGAKPREVYADNTISQEDASTDGNGNLVEEENSQESY
- the rpsR gene encoding 30S ribosomal protein S18; this translates as MRMNNNQREINVPKKHCLFCIERERNVDYKDPQTLRRFINQRAKIMQPKKTGACTKHQRLVANAIKRARFIGLLPYISK